Below is a genomic region from Streptomyces ferrugineus.
TTGTGCACCAACTCCCGCACGCCGAGGGGGTGTCGTGGTTGTGGCATCGGACAATGGGGCGCCGCTTCTTGTCGCTTCGGCCAACTCGAGTGCGTCTGCGGCGAGTTGTTTTCGGAGATCGGCCCGATGGACGGTGTGCCGCCGGGGCCGGTCCACTGAGCGCGTGGACAGCAGCGACGACGAGCCGGGCGCGACCGGCGTACTGGTGATCGAGCCCATGGGCAACGCGGGTCCCTTCCTCGCGGAGGCCGCCGCCCGTCTGGGCATCCGGCTGTACGCGGCCACCGACGAGCGGGTTCACGCCGGCTATGAGCCATGGCTGACGCGGCGCCTGGACGGGGTCTGTCCGACCGAACTGGCCGACACCGAGCGCGCGTTGGACGACATGGAGAAGTTCTGCCGTACGCGGCGCATCACGGGTGTCGCGGTCTGCTGGGAGCTGCTGACCCCGCTGGCGGCCCTGCTCGCCGAACGCCTCGGGCTGCCGGGCAACGACCCTTGGCTCGCCCGGGCCGCCCGCAACAAGATCGCCATGGCGGCGGCGTTCCGCGCGGCGGGCGTGCCGGCGCCCGCCGAGGCGGTGGTCAGCACCGTCGAGCAGGCCCATCAGGTCGCCGCGTCCGGCCGGTTGGGGTGGCCGCTCGTCGTCAAACCCGCCGAGCAGGGCGGCTCCTGGGGCGTGAGCGTGGTGGCGGGCCCGGACGGGCTCGATGCCGCGGTGGCCGCCGCCGGGCGGTTCACCCGCGCCGAGCCGCACGGTCTGCCGCTGGACTCGCGGGTGCTGCTCCAGCGCTATGTGCCCGGCGAGGAGTTCTCCGCCGACACGGTCGTGCACGACGGTGTGCCGCACCCGCTGCCCGTGGTCCGCAAGGACACCACGGTGGGCCGCTACCGGGTGGAGACCGGGCACTCCTGCCCCGCCGGG
It encodes:
- a CDS encoding ATP-grasp domain-containing protein, producing the protein MDSSDDEPGATGVLVIEPMGNAGPFLAEAAARLGIRLYAATDERVHAGYEPWLTRRLDGVCPTELADTERALDDMEKFCRTRRITGVAVCWELLTPLAALLAERLGLPGNDPWLARAARNKIAMAAAFRAAGVPAPAEAVVSTVEQAHQVAASGRLGWPLVVKPAEQGGSWGVSVVAGPDGLDAAVAAAGRFTRAEPHGLPLDSRVLLQRYVPGEEFSADTVVHDGVPHPLPVVRKDTTVGRYRVETGHSCPAGLDARTVRAIQDTAARAALAVGIRNGIAHTEVKLAPGGEPVVIETGARLPGDNICELVEAATGVSEAAAYLRAVTGRVPHTEPTRDAAAALRFVLPERAGVLEYVVIPEAPGTHSRIHIRPGERVPEPADSSGRVGHVLARAASVDEARRLAAQVVADTRVKVS